In Methanosphaera sp. ISO3-F5, a genomic segment contains:
- a CDS encoding Gar1/Naf1 family protein, whose protein sequence is MTKSKPQKNKIGTISHITSTNKIIVPTNKTPRIGSTITNNKNQAIGRINDIFGSTKKPYISIKTSHKYKKAKPGEEVYLSTQNKKRRRKNGRNSKKKKTIR, encoded by the coding sequence ATGACAAAAAGTAAACCACAAAAAAATAAAATAGGTACAATAAGTCATATAACAAGCACAAACAAGATAATTGTACCCACAAACAAAACCCCCCGGATAGGATCCACAATAACAAACAACAAAAACCAAGCAATAGGACGAATAAACGACATATTCGGAAGCACCAAAAAACCATACATTTCCATAAAAACAAGCCACAAATACAAAAAAGCCAAACCGGGAGAAGAAGTATATCTATCCACACAAAATAAAAAAAGGAGGAGAAAAAATGGCAGGAATTCTAAGAAGAAAAAAACGATTAGGTAG
- a CDS encoding RraA family protein, translating into MSKNKITPNSILHFNKKATEDEEVIMADEITLDNILEKSSSDNVSDAMKNLYGEYGLVRDVKPLNGTDRVSGFIRTVDTNSNDWGTCIKGIYACQPGEILFIKCSDDEYAVWGELASSAAYAHGVKATVIVGASRDTSEIIELGFPLFSRTTMSRAGLPLNRGVIGEDLLINNLVIRTGDFAVCDSDGVVVIPRDKIDEVLEEVNNIKKFEQKIIKELFEDNKRLDDIVGF; encoded by the coding sequence ATGAGTAAAAATAAGATAACACCAAATAGTATATTACACTTTAATAAGAAAGCAACAGAGGATGAGGAAGTCATCATGGCTGATGAAATAACATTGGATAATATCTTAGAGAAATCAAGTAGTGATAATGTGTCTGATGCTATGAAGAATTTGTATGGGGAGTATGGCCTGGTCAGGGATGTTAAACCATTGAATGGGACTGATAGGGTGTCAGGTTTTATTCGTACTGTTGACACTAACTCCAATGATTGGGGAACATGTATTAAGGGAATATATGCTTGTCAGCCTGGTGAAATATTATTCATCAAGTGCTCTGATGATGAGTATGCTGTGTGGGGTGAATTGGCTTCTAGTGCTGCATATGCTCATGGTGTGAAGGCAACTGTTATTGTTGGAGCATCCAGGGATACTAGTGAAATAATTGAGCTAGGTTTTCCATTATTTTCTCGTACAACAATGTCACGGGCGGGACTTCCATTAAATAGGGGAGTTATAGGTGAAGATTTGCTTATTAATAATCTTGTTATAAGGACTGGTGACTTCGCTGTTTGTGATTCTGATGGTGTGGTTGTTATTCCTAGGGATAAGATTGATGAAGTCTTAGAGGAAGTTAATAATATTAAAAAATTTGAACAAAAAATTATTAAGGAATTATTTGAGGATAATAAGCGTTTGGATGATATTGTTGGCTTTTAA
- a CDS encoding transcription initiation factor IIB: MKEDVAEMEKQETICPECGSTKLINDHERGEVVCGACGLVIDDNIVDMGPEWRAFDHEQRDKRTRVGAPITYTIHDKGLSTMIDWRNKDIYGRDIPARNRAQWYRLRKWQRKIRISGATERNLAFALSELDRDSSRLGLPRSVRESASVVYRNAVENKLIRGRSIEGVVAASLYAACRRCKVPRTLDEIADVSRVSKKEVGRTYRFLTRELHIRLPPTSPIDYVPRFASELNLSGVVQSKAIEIINKAMDNGLTSGRGPTGVAAAALYIASVLLGERKTQRDVADIAGVTEVTIRNRYKELTEQLDVGVNL, from the coding sequence ATGAAAGAAGACGTGGCAGAAATGGAAAAACAAGAAACCATCTGCCCAGAATGTGGATCAACAAAACTAATCAACGACCATGAAAGAGGAGAAGTAGTCTGTGGGGCATGTGGACTCGTAATAGATGATAACATAGTGGACATGGGACCAGAATGGAGAGCATTCGACCATGAACAAAGAGACAAACGTACAAGAGTAGGAGCACCAATCACCTACACAATACACGACAAAGGACTCTCCACAATGATTGACTGGAGAAACAAGGACATCTATGGAAGAGACATACCAGCAAGAAACAGGGCACAATGGTACAGGCTAAGAAAATGGCAGAGAAAAATAAGAATCAGTGGAGCAACAGAAAGAAACCTTGCATTTGCATTAAGTGAACTGGACAGAGACTCCTCAAGACTCGGACTGCCAAGATCAGTACGTGAATCAGCATCAGTAGTATACAGGAACGCAGTAGAAAACAAACTCATACGAGGAAGAAGTATTGAGGGAGTAGTGGCAGCATCACTATACGCAGCATGCAGAAGATGTAAAGTACCAAGAACACTCGATGAAATAGCCGATGTATCACGTGTAAGCAAGAAAGAAGTTGGAAGAACATACAGGTTCTTAACCAGAGAATTACATATCAGATTACCTCCAACAAGTCCTATAGATTACGTTCCAAGATTTGCAAGTGAACTAAACCTTTCAGGTGTAGTGCAATCTAAGGCAATAGAAATAATTAACAAGGCAATGGACAATGGACTAACTAGTGGTCGTGGACCTACCGGTGTTGCAGCAGCAGCATTATACATTGCAAGTGTACTCTTGGGTGAAAGAAAAACTCAGCGTGATGTTGCAGACATTGCGGGGGTAACAGAAGTTACAATACGTAACCGTTACAAGGAATTAACCGAACAATTGGATGTTGGAGTAAACCTATAA
- a CDS encoding DUF211 domain-containing protein — protein MDNALIRVVLDILKPHSPSLPSFAMYLSSLDGVDGVNITLMEIDKDTENVKITMEGQDLNYDKIREAIEHYGASVHSVDEVVAGRKLVEEVTTPQD, from the coding sequence ATGGACAATGCTTTAATAAGAGTAGTTTTAGATATATTGAAACCGCATTCACCTTCATTACCATCATTTGCTATGTATTTAAGTAGCCTTGATGGTGTGGATGGTGTTAATATTACCTTGATGGAAATTGATAAGGACACTGAAAATGTTAAAATTACTATGGAAGGACAAGATCTTAACTATGATAAAATCAGGGAAGCAATAGAACATTATGGTGCAAGTGTACATAGTGTTGATGAGGTTGTTGCCGGCAGAAAACTGGTTGAAGAAGTTACAACACCTCAGGATTAA
- a CDS encoding biotin transporter BioY has product MPITSNIDKLHQIQYSWYSWRNNASTTTMVLLSFAVACFTGLMAQVSIAIPWSPVLITFQTFAVLLAGVFLGGKYGGFSMILYTLLGIIGMPWFTNMNHGLSFIFAASGGYIIGFIFAATFIGYMFDHYVNARKPVQTVILMLIANFVFIYIPGLIGLYNAMLAKTGTPLSLTQLLLMGVVPFIVGDLIKIALASGITTSILPKEE; this is encoded by the coding sequence ATGCCTATAACATCAAATATTGATAAACTCCACCAAATACAATACTCATGGTATTCCTGGAGAAACAATGCAAGCACAACAACAATGGTACTACTATCATTCGCAGTAGCATGCTTCACAGGACTAATGGCACAAGTATCAATTGCAATACCATGGAGTCCAGTATTAATAACCTTCCAAACATTCGCAGTACTCCTAGCAGGAGTATTCCTCGGAGGTAAATACGGTGGATTCAGTATGATACTCTACACACTGCTCGGTATAATAGGAATGCCATGGTTTACCAACATGAACCACGGACTATCATTCATATTCGCAGCAAGTGGAGGATACATCATAGGATTCATATTTGCAGCAACATTCATAGGATACATGTTCGACCACTATGTCAATGCTAGAAAACCTGTTCAAACAGTAATACTAATGCTAATAGCAAACTTTGTATTCATATACATCCCAGGATTAATAGGATTATACAATGCAATGCTAGCAAAAACAGGTACACCATTAAGCCTAACCCAACTATTACTCATGGGAGTAGTACCATTCATAGTAGGAGACTTAATAAAAATAGCATTAGCATCAGGAATCACAACATCAATCCTACCAAAAGAAGAATAA
- a CDS encoding DUF2116 family Zn-ribbon domain-containing protein translates to MVVEAHRHCAICGKPIPMSESFCSDQCQEQFQLRQQQVAKQRKIMYAVFAIVIIVWIAFMFLRK, encoded by the coding sequence ATGGTAGTTGAAGCTCATAGGCATTGTGCAATTTGTGGAAAACCTATACCAATGTCTGAATCATTCTGTTCTGATCAATGTCAGGAACAATTTCAGCTAAGGCAGCAGCAAGTGGCTAAACAGAGAAAGATTATGTATGCTGTGTTTGCAATAGTTATTATTGTTTGGATTGCTTTCATGTTTTTAAGAAAATAA